The genomic DNA ggagagaaaccattcaCGTGTCATTACTGTGAAAAAAGTTTTACAACTGCAGGTGTGCTCAAGGTACACgtgagaattcatacaggagaGAAACCATTCCCATGTCATCAGTGTGAAATGAGTTTCAGAAGTAAAAGTTTCCTTACAAGACACCTGATAACTCACAGTGAAGAGAAACCTCACGTGTGCCATGACTGTGAAAAAAGATTTACCACTGCAAGTGACCTGAAGAGACATTCAAGAAtgcacaccggagagaaaccgttcacatgtcatctgtgtgaaaagagtttcaaaagtaaaagtaaacttAAGATACAcgtgagaattcacactggggAGAAACCATTCGCATGTcatcagtgtgaaaagagtttcagaaGTAAATATCAACTTACGATTCActtgagaattcacactggagagaaaacATTCGCATGTCATCAGTGTGAAATGACTTTCACAAGAAAAAGTGGCCTTGCAAGCCACATGATAAGTCACAGCGAAAAGAAACCTCACGCGTGTCTTCAGTGTGACAAGACTTTCTTAAATAAAAGTAGACTTGAGATTCACATGAGAAGTCACACTGGAGTGAAACCCTACccatgtcttcagtgtgaaaagagtttcacaAATAAAGTCGCTCTTAAGAAACACACGACagttcacaccggagagaaaccgttCATATGCcatcaatgtggaaagagttttagaaTAAAACCTAACCTTGATGCACACGTGAGGAATCACACTGGAGAGAGACCACATGTGTGCCATCagtgtgggaagagttttaaaaCTGCAGGGAACCTTAAGGAACATTTGAGAATTCACAGTGGAGAGAAGCATTacacatgtcaacagtgtggaaggAGTTTCACCTGTCATGCCCAATTTTATTATCACATGAAAGTTCACAGTGGGGAAAAGCCACACGCATGCCGTCTTTGTGACAAGCGTTTCATAAATTCAAGTCAACTTAAGGCACACATGAGgtctcacactggagaaaaaccgtTCAAGTGCTGTCaatgtgaaaagagttttagaAATTTAAGTTACCTTAAGTTACACATgggagttcacactggagagaaaccctTTACATGCCATCATTGTGACAGGAGTTTCTCATATCCATCTCAACTTACGTTACACGTGAGgtctcacactggagagaaaccttacacttgtCATCTTTGTGGAACGAGTTACAAAGAAAAAAGTAGCCTGACGGTACATGAAAgaattcatactggagagaaaccgttcacatgccatcactgtaaaaaaagtttcagaAGTAAAGTTACCCTTAGAGCACACGTTAAAACTCACACAGGAGAGAGACCTCATacatgtcttcagtgtgaaaagagttacACAAGTAAACGTGCTCTTCAGAGACACATGAAAATTCACACCGGATAGAAGCCATTCACATGCCATCACTGTAGAAAAAGTTTCAGAAGAAAAGTTAAGCTTAAAGGAAAACGCcaccgtttttaaatattttactatgttcttgcctcaacttagacaaagtagtacatgcctatcttttttcaatgcgtgcacttttaaaggacaagtgcattgaacttttgtttacaaagacgtgaaactcagcgagtggccAGGGGTGCCCACTGACACGCTCAAACAAAAGTCGCTGCAGgggatgctttccaacagctgttttagcattcgttgtaaacttgtggacctatttttccaaacgcctcacacctgtatattcttccgttgagagcttgaataataaacactccagcccaggtggtggcaataatccacctttgccaattgcaagaatacaaacaacgttcccggcacGAAGtcataccgtacctcacagcacatctaatacaagtcaatggagttggacaaaatttacgataaaacctgttggaatgcgtcttttgctgcgattttgtgtgagcatatcggCGAACACCCTGAccgctcggtgagtttcacgtctttgtaaacgaaagtttaatgcattttaggaaggattgttcctgtgcacctaaacacccattgtagagccctgctgaaaaatccagctaagaccagctaccagcttaaggtggtttacgctggtcctcccagcctgacaaagctggtcatgctggtgggccagctggtattccagcatgaccagctaagtccagctagaccagcttaaaatgcgaccaaaacacacctagaccagcttgctacaccagcaaaaccagcttcctacaccagcaaaaccaactaaaaccaagctggggaccagctaaaaccagctcaccagcttatgctggtcttagctggatttttcagtagggaggtgggaggtgatagaacaaacacccgaaaattctcaggccagcatcatatgtccaaatttcagtcaaaaccgttctatttcatcataaaccatctgaaaacagggctttaagtgtaaaataccgaacttgtcttttaatctttgtacatatgaaagcatttagcctagccccattcattcctttggatccaaacagggaagaattaagaagccactaaacacttccatgttttccctattttacatgagtagtttgttacacaagtaagtatggtggcacaaaataaaacttttgtttggagtcataggaatgaatggggctaggctaaatgctaacacattcaagaagctatgtacaaagattaaaagtgcacgcattgaaaaaaggtaTGTGTTGAtttgtctaggttgaggtaagaacatagtaaaatataaaaaataggggcggactggccatctcAAGCACTGGGACATTTCCCGGTTGTTCTGGCCTGCCTGCTGTGTGTGCACCTGTATCATCCTGACATGTGATAGATTGATTAATGAATGACGGACCTCTCAAACTAAGAATCAAGCAATCGCAGACCTCCCGATGCTCTGCCTCTTTGTCTACATCTGAGAATCGTGCAAAATTAAAAAAGGAGCGCAAAGGATAAACACAGAGCGGATATGAAATGCCTGGCAACAGACACAGCAAGATGCTGCAACGTCACAAAAACGTTCAGGGTACAGGTCGGTTAAAATTAACAGTAAAAGCACGCATCTTGATTAGTTGACTGCATGTCTTAAAATCAGGTGGGGGAATTGCTTTGTCGTCATTCTTTGCAATCTGAAATTCAATATTTTTAATCATCCAGATACCCTGAATGTTTTTGAGAAGGTGGCCAAGTAAGCCTATACTTGAATAAtagaaatgcataaaatatatgAACTGTGTCTCTCTCACTCCTTTTAAAGTGTAAGCCAACTGTGTATTTGTCTTTATAGATGGTGTATTCCTAATGAATTCTCAAAGGTTTACTTATAGAAATATATACTGCATTCTTTGTATTGTTGGTGAGcgccatttttttatattttgtaatctGAATAAAAATTCTCTTAGATAAACAGAGTGATCAAATTTATAATTTGTCTTGTAGTTTACTTATCAATTAATAACATTAGCAAATTCAGTGGATTACATGGGTGGCGGCAGCAGCGAAAGTGGCCTGGAATGGATTAAATTTCCTGGCATGATTTGATGTCTCAGTCCGCCACTCAGgggtgattttcttttttttgaggGGGGGGGGCTCAGCCCCCCAATTAgagtataataaataaataaataacagtaTATACAGTTGGGAAAagaagtatttgacacatcagtatttttatctttaaaaagtaaggagatttctaagtgggctttTGACACAAAAATTttaccagatgtagccatcaacccaaatattgaattcatccaaagaaatcagaacatttaagtatacaagttgagtcacaataaatagagtaaaaatacacatggaataagtattgaacacactttatttaatactgtatagaaaagcctttgttggtgattacagcttctagacacCTCTTGTAtccagtcgtctgcattgctcaggagtgattctggcccattcttccacacaaatggtttTTAAATCTTGGAGGTTCCTTGagcctcttttatgaactttgatcttcagttctatcactgggccattcaagcaacttgaatttctttctttgaaaccacttcattgtccaccctcttttcatgaaatgtccacccttttttcattttcagctttctggtagatggcagcagatttcTATCCAGAATGCCCCGctacatttctccattcatcctgccctcaataatatgaagtctgccagtatcccttgctgaaaagcagccccaaaccatgatgcttccaaccccaaacttaactgttggtggggtggtgggcagtggcatttcttctccaaacatgtTGTGTAGAATGGctgccaaaaagttcaattttgcttttATCTGACCATAcagtctcccaataatccacaggcttctccaaatgctctttcgcaAACTTAAACAATGCCTCAACATGCTTTCGGTTCAGCAATGAAGTCTTGTGTGGTGAGTGTGCATGGATGCCAGGGCGGTTTCAttgcattgcttatagttttctttgaaacgATAGTACCTGCTGATGtaaggtcttcctgaagttctgcccAAATGGGTCTTGGCTCTCCTGATTATCTTTCAATAGTTCGCCTGTGCATTCAGATctgtgcggtgttgttgtagaaatatccatatttaaaatgttattaacgttattaactaccttccggtagcgccgccatcttagagtcATCCGCATTCATGATGAGCGCTTACCCAGCATACAGCGGTttctctgttgctgctctgtcccccgccctccgaatttgtcatacgtcactaagaaaagtgcatACACTACGCTATTTCTCTCttctgagtctaagatggcgggggtgggtttttggccgaactatccctttaatattaaaacattttgtttagtacttcttaagctATAATCTTAAGAATATCTAAGTTTACATAACTGTGCTACTTTGagacaacatgaaaattaacTAAAATGGGCATACTGTTAGTTACAATAATGTCTTTGGGACAAACATGTTCTTCTATTTTTAActtgtgttaatttttaactactgtttttaaagcaaacctcgtataatgtaaattaataaataaaaattaataaaatgagtaaaataCTCTTTGTGGTAAAAGGAGCATTTTTAGCATTCACAACATGCAAACATCAATAAAACTATTACagttattaaaaacaatcaaaatgtattaagaAGCATGAGAAAAAGTTGAGTGAACACATTTAGTTcgtagatactgcactctgCTATTGCAATAGTGCTTTAGTTGTTAAAGGTCATCCAAAGGCAGAGTGCAGTATCTGCATTTTGAGAGTCAAGGGTCACATTGGtggtcatgttttttttttttataaaaatttctTCCTAACAAGGCATTACATGAATGCATTACCACTAATCTACCCACAGCATGTTTGGCTGGCTAGTGTAAAAACTTTAtagccatttttctcagtttcagtgtttgcgtagatactgcactctgCGCCACCTATCGAGTGGGAGCGTGAAGcacacttcctgcttggcaaaagctctgcattaacgccgttaaaaaatatatatatatatgtatatatattttttttttaacggcgttaatgcagagcttttgccaagcaggaagtgcgcttcacgctcccacTCGATaggtgtatatatatacatatatatatatatatatatgtatatatatatatatatgtatatatatatatatatatgtatatgtatatatatgtatatgtatatatatgtatatgtatatgtatgtatatatatgtatatgtatatgtatgtatatatatgtatatatatatgtatatatatatatatatatatatatgtatatatatatgtatatatatatatatatgtatatatatatgtgtatatatatatgtatatatatatgtatatgtatatatatatgtgtatatgtatatatatatatatgtatatatatatatatgtatatatatatatatatgtatatatgtatgtatgtatgtgtatatatatatatatgtatatatatatatatatgtatatatatatatatatatatgtatatatgtatgtatgtatgtatatatatatatatatatatatatatatgtatgtatatatatatatatatatatatatatgtatgtatatatatatatatatatatatatatatatatgtatatatatatatatatgtatgtatatatatatatatatatgtatgtatatatatatgtatatatatatatgtatatatatatatatatatatatatatatatatatatatatatatatatatgtgtgtatatatgtatatatgtatatacgaagagtttggttccaaaacgcgataaacgccatttttgaaaaaaaaatgagttactgccaaaatcagtattatatcaggtcagtagttaaaagtaaataattaattttacgcaaaatcaaatacccgccgtgatattttgtcatgttttctcccttttttcccaaaatgcgacaaacgccagtcctccttttttacagaacgcaataaatccatttctgatattacagcggaccatttacgcaatgtaaacaaacatggcggcgcgctgagtacacggagtcctagttttcctcatctactttgtacttcgtgatcaacaaacaaaacaaaataatactttaatagcattgccaaacctgtgatggttttctgtgacgggaaagaaacgtaaatcatcaacagctaataatttccgcgagaggcactcggttgcttgttctccagacagcatcaagcttctcatgctaaaacattgtgttcttaatataacaaagtaagtgttttggttaatgccattaatgtttattttttaatcattgtataccactagtcaactaaataaatataaaatggtataatatgtatatatatatatatatatgtatatatatatatatatatatgtatgtatgtatatatatatatatatatatatatatatatatatatgtatgtatgtatgtatatatatatatatatatatatatatatatatatatatatatatatatatatatatatatatatatatatgtatgtatgtatgtatgtatgcatgtataaaaatatatatatatatatatatatatatgtatgtatgtatgtataaaaaatatatatatatatatatatatatatatgtatatatatatatatatatgtatatatatatatatatatgtatatatatatatatatatgtatatatatatatatatatatatgtatatatatatatatatatatatatattcgaatctcaaaactaaaaatcgaatgtcaacccacggatcgaatattcaaatattctggtccagccctagtgTGAATACTTTCCGGGTACACTGTAAGCATTGTTTTTAAGCCTGTGTGCACTAAATTTAACCTGTTCCAAATGTTTCTTTATATACCTTAAATTTAACATCACTTGACCTATGGTGAAAGCTGTTTTGTATATGGTTGAAATGATAATAAAACCCACTTGACttgaactgttgtataaatctATATATGTATCAGTTTCAAGTTCTACTTTGAATTACTGAATTAACACACTTTTCCACAATATTCCCATTTCTTAAGACCTACCTGTATAGAATGCATAGGTGAAAATGGTTGTCTGGTTTGTTTGGCTATACCTTGACTATTTTGGGGTCGAGAAATCCTATAAATAGGTGGTAGGTTGCCTGCTATCAGCTGTTCTGCCTTCTCTGCAAAGCGCTGTCCGAAGTGCTGCCCATGTCTTTTCAAAAGTAAGAGAATGgtaatttaaataaagcagACCAATGTTTTATTGCTTGAAATGTGTCCAACCTTGAGATTAAAAATTTCTCCAGAATCTGGAGACACCACCACTTCCAATAGATGCTATGTCCATCTGTAATAGACATGTAATATTGGAGTCTTGCATTGCTTGTTTTTTAACATTCTTGGATACATACATTGCATCAATTACGACTTACATCCAAAAAATGAAACTGGGCACCAGTACAGATGCGGCATACtgttaaagagaaaataaaGATTATGGAGATGTAggacaaataggaaaaattaaaaaaaaaaaattttaatacaCAGTTACTCAGATGTGATGTTGACAACCATATAGTGTCCGCTGAGCAAAATGAAATGCCAAAATTACATAGTAGGCAAAATACATCAAAATCTTTGCACGTCTTCTCCTCCCACGATCAATTGGCCACTACTCCTGCAAGTTGTCTGGAAAAAATTATGCAAAACTGAATCCACAGAATAATGTCTTTGTCCAACCCTGAAGCCAGAGAACAAGGCTTTTACTCAAACCTGAAGCCAGAGTACTTGGCTTTTACTCAAACCTGAAACCAGAGAACAAGGCTTTTACTCAAACCTGAAAACGGAGAACAAGGCTTTTACTCAAACCTGAAAACAGAGAACAAGGCTTTTACTCAAACCTGAAAATGGAGAACAAGGCTTTTACTCAAACCTGAAGCCAGAGAACTTGGCTTTTACTCAAACCTGAAACCAGAGAACAAGGCTTTTACTCAAACCTGGAGCCAGAGAACAAGGCTGTTACTCAAACCTGAAAACGGAGAACAAGGCTTTTACTCAAACCTGAAAACGGAGAACAAGGCTTTTACTCAAACCTGAAAACAGAGAACAAGGCTTTTACTCAAACCTGAAAATGGAGAACAAGGCTTTTACTCAAACCTGAAGCCAGAGAACTTGGCTTTTACTCAAACCTGAAACCAGAGAACAAGGCTTTTACTCAAACCTGGAGCCAGAGAACAAGGCTGTTACTCAAACCTGAAAACGGAGAACAAGGCTTTTACTCAAACCTGAAAACGGAGAACAAGGCTTTTACTCAAACCTGAAAACAAAGAACAAGGCTTTTACTCAAACCTTTTACTCAAACCAAAACAACGTCAGATCTCCTTGGACATATATTCACTTAAAGAGGAaaagtctactcattttcaatattaaaatatgttattaccttaaataagaattgttgatacatccctctatcatctgtgtgcgtgcacgtaagcgctggagcgcgctgcgacgctttgatagcatttagcttagccccattcattcaatggtaaaATTTAGAGATGAAGTTAGAAgtgatttaaaagaggagctacattttatggcataatagcacttttgggagtacttcgactcggcgcagtaacaccctccctctcccattatgagagggagaaggggagcagacttttcaggcgagtcaaagtactcccaaaagtgctattacgccataaaatatagttcctcttttaaatccgcttagaaaagcgctacgttttattttgtaccaccaaacttgctcgtataactactcgtcttaaataggaaaaacgttgatgtgtttggtcacttctaactttatctctaaatggtaccattgaatgaatggggctaagctaaatgctatcgaagcgtcgcagcgcgctccagcgcttacgtgcacgcacacagatgatagagggatgtatcaacaattcttagttaaggtaataacatattttaatattgtaaatGAGTGGACTATTACTTTAAGCCATTTAGGGACTTCAAATAGGTCAGCAATGTGGACATCCATTCCCTGAAGAAAATAGTATGTCTGCAtttcatatacatacatacatctcacaaaagtcacaaaaaaaagcctcggttacggatgtaaccctcgttccctgaaggagggaacggagacgtcacgtcgtgaccgatgaattgggaactcgcttagagagaccaatctgcttcgtatactactaaaacgccaatgaacttggcattgagatatttgcataatgctggcgccgccctgCCAGGTGCCtttataagcagcaggtgcaaatagggaaattagcttcttttcgctgagaaagccgggaAAATGTGACCGGTcgataaacagcagggagcagccctgtggcgacgggacgtgacttctccgttccctccttcagggaacgagggttatatccgtaaccgagacgttccctttcagtcggtcactacaacgtcacgtcgtgaccgacaaattgggaatccctaccaaaatgcccctgagggctgacctcttccagtgtctgcctaaagccctccggttccccTTAAGGagaaggagaattaggttttaaggcagaaggccgggcactagatgttcctttaaccccacagtagtgccagcgactgggaagcgccctatctgagcggtataggaatgctgcggaagccaccacccctcttaagggctaatggtggagTAATAAACAGTAATAAGGatagccgtggctgtgtaagctaagcagtgctctgctaagggaaacgtgggctggtaggattaaccccacggaataatactcacaaaggaactcGATGGGACAAAATGTGGAGCCtaagccaaacacgtaggttcgtaagaatacagctagtgaaggctgacagccaatgctccgcaacaaaggctgccaaggcagtggaggaagagcaattcaaaccattacgcatttttgctctgatggccttccatactgaaaactcaatttggagcctcagtcggaggctgcaagccgacctgcgagtctgctctccgtgccc from Misgurnus anguillicaudatus chromosome 20, ASM2758022v2, whole genome shotgun sequence includes the following:
- the LOC129454487 gene encoding uncharacterized protein — protein: MRDPEPCRMENEDTEEQRDTMGINTDHLLELNKADETHNIKTIQNADQTEIHTGEKPFTCHYCEKSFTTAGVLKVHVRIHTGEKPFPCHQCEMSFRSKSFLTRHLITHSEEKPHVCHDCEKRFTTASDLKRHSRMHTGEKPFTCHLCEKSFKSKSKLKIHVRIHTGEKPFACHQCEKSFRSKYQLTIHLRIHTGEKTFACHQCEMTFTRKSGLASHMISHSEKKPHACLQCDKTFLNKSRLEIHMRSHTGVKPYPCLQCEKSFTNKVALKKHTTVHTGEKPFICHQCGKSFRIKPNLDAHVRNHTGERPHVCHQCGKSFKTAGNLKEHLRIHSGEKHYTCQQCGRSFTCHAQFYYHMKVHSGEKPHACRLCDKRFINSSQLKAHMRSHTGEKPFKCCQCEKSFRNLSYLKLHMGVHTGEKPFTCHHCDRSFSYPSQLTLHVRSHTGEKPYTCHLCGTSYKEKSSLTVHERIHTGEKPFTCHHCKKSFRSKVTLRAHVKTHTGERPHTCLQCEKSYTSKRALQRHMKIHTG